The window GGAATCGGATGTTGGCTGTTCGCTTGCATCCAATTTGGTTTGACAATCGGGAAGCCGATCCCACAGTTCGTCTTCCATCACTTGGATCGAAGCCAAGTTCACCACCGTCAACGGCGGGATCTTGTCTCGTTCGGGCATGAATAAAGAACCATCGTGTTCGATCCCGAAGAAGTCTTGACGGTTCACGTCCTTGATATGGAGTCCCGCCGTCATCATCGGCGCGGGGAACCGTGTCGAATCCAGACGCAGGACTTTCAACAAGTTGACCGTCACCAGATCGCTGTCGCTCAGTGCTCTGGATTCCAACTTGGGATCGAAGAACCAAACGTTTTGGTCGATCTCTCGCTGGCTCAGTTTGTCGTTGGAGCGATCGACGGAATTGGTCCAGTCGACGCCATCGAAGGTGTCAAAACGTTGCATTGCCAGACGAATGCCAGTCGGGCCAGCCCACTGAATCACCGCGTTTTCTTTCGCATCTTCAAAGTGTCGATGCTTCTTCGGTGGCATGCGATCGGTGCTGAATGAAGAGCCTCCTTTTTCACTTTTGGCGGCTTGATCGTGGATGGGGATGAAGTTTTCGTTCCCCATCGCTTGGCGTCGGTCCCACTTCATTTTCTGTTTGGGTTCACCGATCATCTCGTTGACCATGTCGAAGAGTGACGACTCGGTGGATTCCAAAAAGATCTCAGACTCGACTGCTCCAAAGGACTCCGCATGGTCTTTCGCCGCGATGGCTGCGTCGCCGGATCCGACGCCGGAACGTGCCGCGGGATCCGACCATTTGGATCCGCCACTGGTGGGCATCACACCGTTGGTCATTCGGTTGGCGGGACCGACATGATTTCGAACCGCCTGTCCGCCGGCGATGCACAAAACGACCGCTATCAGCACGCTGGCCGGGCGAACTCCCACGGTGGGGCGAACGAAGTCAGGCAAGCAGACACCGAGTTTCTCCCAGTGATTGGCGACCAAGTGCCAAACACAAACGCTCATCCAAGCAACCGCGATCCAAACCGCTTGCGAATGTTCGGAGATGGAGGTGGCGAACAACACAAGAAAGCCACTGGCGACCAACGACATGGCTCGAGTGCGGTCGGTCTTGGCTGCGATCGCGACGGCTAGCGAGACCGAACCAAAGGCCGATAGAGTCGACATCTCAAACGCGATTGGTGAACCGAACGATCGAGCGAAGAATGCAAACAG of the Rhodopirellula baltica SH 1 genome contains:
- a CDS encoding transglutaminase domain-containing protein gives rise to the protein MQTPPRRRRETILLAILAIASVLPLRFYVESRPWFLAEFGTLLALFVAVELVKTFGAESGRSKLLMSSATTLLAIAPILFAFFARSFGSPIAFEMSTLSAFGSVSLAVAIAAKTDRTRAMSLVASGFLVLFATSISEHSQAVWIAVAWMSVCVWHLVANHWEKLGVCLPDFVRPTVGVRPASVLIAVVLCIAGGQAVRNHVGPANRMTNGVMPTSGGSKWSDPAARSGVGSGDAAIAAKDHAESFGAVESEIFLESTESSLFDMVNEMIGEPKQKMKWDRRQAMGNENFIPIHDQAAKSEKGGSSFSTDRMPPKKHRHFEDAKENAVIQWAGPTGIRLAMQRFDTFDGVDWTNSVDRSNDKLSQREIDQNVWFFDPKLESRALSDSDLVTVNLLKVLRLDSTRFPAPMMTAGLHIKDVNRQDFFGIEHDGSLFMPERDKIPPLTVVNLASIQVMEDELWDRLPDCQTKLDASEQPTSDSTQHPYQQLQDIVAQLRTEFTFDRNTPTQTDNPVEEFLQTRRGSDHLFATVAALKAREIGLQSRLVTGFYVPPDAYDISAGHANITPEDIHFWVEIKLDDGRWFELEPTPGYQQPVYTPSLWLSTKRFAAAHWMHGLLMVALGVVTFLTRLIWIDWLLTAVWSLSLLLPSRKQLGIAMRIVETRASLIGKARPTGKPQRDWLEALVVRDLQMRDHVQQFCDVADQAIFGNPAPIDRRRLNSLVRALNTKQLKSMTNETMA